Genomic segment of Oceanibaculum nanhaiense:
TAACGGGGAATGCGGAAGTTGGTTGCGCAGTTTCCGTGGGACTGTATTGGGTGGCGACGACCCGACGGGGCGCCGTTCAGTTCTCCCAATGCGGCTGGCAGTTCCGTTTAAACTATCGTCTACAAGGCCGTCTGATCGATGCTGGGCTGAACCTGCAACGGAAACGTCAGTACAACCTTTGTGCCAAGGTTTGGCTTGCTGGAGACGGTCATGCTGCCGTCATGAGCCTCGATGAGCCCCTTCACGATGGACAGCCCCATGCCCGCCCCCCGGTTGCTGCGGGCAATATCCACGCGATCCGCGATGACGATAGGCTGGGCCAGGGCATCGATCTGCGCTTCGGTCATGCCGGGGCCGGTGTCCTCCACGGCCACCGTCACTCCCCCCTCCTGCGCCGCAAACCTGATCCGGATACGTCCACCCGCCGGGGTGAACTTAATGGCGTTACCGACGAGATTGATCAACATCTGCCGCACGCAGAGCCGGTCGGCCAGGAAGGCCGGACAATCCTTGGTCCCGTGACTGGAAATCGCCAATCCCTGCTGGGCGGCCTCGTTGAACAGCAGGCCGGTGACCTCTTCCGTGATCCCGGCAGGGTCGATTGGCTCCAGCTTCAGATCAACGCGCCCAGACTCGATCTTGGCCAGGTCCAGGATGCTTTCGATGACCTGCAGAAGGTGGTTTCCGCTCCTATGGATGTCGTCGGCGTATTCGCGGTATTCCTTCCGGCTGTGCGCGCCGAACATCTCCTGCCGCATGATATCGGAGAAACCGATGATCGCGTTCAGCGGCGTGCGCAGCTCGTGGCTCATGTTGGCCAGAAAGGTCGATTTGGCCTGGTTGGCCTCATCGGCATTCATCCTAGCCTCGATGGCCTCCTGTTCGCGTTGCTTGATAGCGGAAATATCTGTAGCGACGAGAATATGGTTCTCCGTGGGCGATTTTCGATGCGTCAGCATCGCCCAGGTACCATCGACGAGTTGGACCTCTAGTGGCGTACCGGATAGCAGTTTCGCCGCCAGTTGTTCGGCTGTGAGGCCGCCAGCGCTGGAAAAATCCATGGCGTCCCGAAGCCAGTCCTGAATAGAAAGGCCAGAGATAGAGCGCTCGCCATTATCTTGATTGACCATCACCATGCGACGATTCGTGGCGATGACCTTCATGTCGGCATCAAGCAAGGCCAGACCGTCGGGAATGCTCTCCATCGCATCAATGAACTGGTTGCGCATGGCAGTTTCCCGCGTGTGCGCTTCGAGGACCTCATGCTCGGAGGCATTCAACGCCCGATGCAACTGCTGCTGCCCCTGTTCGGCTTCAGGAAACCACCGCCGGATAAGGACCAGCAACACGATGATCGCGGCGGCGATATTGACCAGCTTGGGCAGGGCAAGCAGCGTCGGGGTACTGAGAA
This window contains:
- a CDS encoding sensor histidine kinase, giving the protein MQQERTVTVIDDLFNHIAPFTYWVIVALWTVILLVFFRKYGRIGTEEMALKTLVFVLAIDAARTLFENLYFGIYFNSLYGWLPSAFQEFLSTPTLLALPKLVNIAAAIIVLLVLIRRWFPEAEQGQQQLHRALNASEHEVLEAHTRETAMRNQFIDAMESIPDGLALLDADMKVIATNRRMVMVNQDNGERSISGLSIQDWLRDAMDFSSAGGLTAEQLAAKLLSGTPLEVQLVDGTWAMLTHRKSPTENHILVATDISAIKQREQEAIEARMNADEANQAKSTFLANMSHELRTPLNAIIGFSDIMRQEMFGAHSRKEYREYADDIHRSGNHLLQVIESILDLAKIESGRVDLKLEPIDPAGITEEVTGLLFNEAAQQGLAISSHGTKDCPAFLADRLCVRQMLINLVGNAIKFTPAGGRIRIRFAAQEGGVTVAVEDTGPGMTEAQIDALAQPIVIADRVDIARSNRGAGMGLSIVKGLIEAHDGSMTVSSKPNLGTKVVLTFPLQVQPSIDQTAL